The Achromobacter spanius genome includes the window GGACGTGTTGCGGTCCCAGCTCGGGTAATGGACGATCTCCGCGCGTACAGATATGCGTTTGGCTTTCCGCCAGAGCCCGTGTGCGGCGACTCCACCGCGCTGGTCTTATCCACGCGGACTCGAAAGTTGCACCGGACGGACCGAGCGCCGCAATCTGTGGTGGGGCGACGAAGTCAACGGCTGTGGGCTGAGGTGCGCCGGCGCGCGACACTCTGGGACATTGTGTGTGGCGCGTTTTTTCGCTGTGCAAAATCGCTGCGTGAAGCGGGGCGCGAATCCGAGGCCGCGTTGCTGGAACGTGCGTCGACGCATTGGCTTCGACACACGTTCGGCCGCCAGCTCACATTGCGCGGAGTGGACGTCCGAGTTATCGCTAAGGCCATGCGGCATGGCGACGTTCGAACGTCCATGGCCTACACGGAGCTGGACTTTCTGGACGTCGTGAGAGAGCTCGAAAGTCTTTGACGATAGGGCGGGCTGTTGGTGTTGAAATTCATCCAACTTGAGATTTGGTTCACGGAAGTTGGCGTGGCCCGGTACAGCCTCCAATACAAGAGCGCGGTCCGATGCTCGTCCGTTCCTGGCCGATTCTGTTGAAAAACTCGATTATTCCGGCCACGCTCGCACAACCGAAAAATTCGGCCTCTCAGATCGGCTCAGGATCGACGATCGCGACCTCGGCAATGGTTGAAGCACCTCCCAAACGGCCCCAGGTTGATGATCATCGAGTTTTTCAACAGAATCGGCCGGTAGCAGTCATTGAGCCTAGAGGCCTGGCTCTGACACTAGCCGCGGATGCCAAGCCATCCGTTCATCCCCACGTAAATGCCCACGGCGATGATCAGCAGGCTGGAGAGGTAAGGTGCCCGCTGGGCCACCGCGCTGAACCATGGCGCGCGCTTGTTGACCTGGCGCACGCTGAGCGCCGCAACCGTTCCAACCGTCACCAACGTAATGGCCAGCCCGATCGAGAAGCACAGCACCAGCACGGCGCCCAGCGTGAACTCCTTCAACTGAAGGCACAACAAGAGCACGGTAATCGCCGCCGGGCAAGGAATAAGCCCGCCGGTCAGGCCGAACAAAGCGATCTGCCAGTTGGTCACGTTCCGGTTCGTGAAACGCCGGCGGATGTCATTGGCATGCGCCAACTGGTGCGCATCCTGGTATCCCTCGCCCGCCACATCCAGCCCTCGCAGCTCCTCATGGAGGTGGTCATGCTGGTGCACATCCGGCTCCATGAACGCGATGTCATAGCTGTGGACGTGCCCGCCGTGGCCCATGGCCAGGCGCGCCATGAACTCGTGCGGTTCGGGAATTTCCTCGAGCGATTCCAGATAGCCGTCCTTCTGGGCGAAACGGAATTCATGGCGCGCCCCGTCGACCCTCTCGGTCGTCACGGAAACATCTTGCGGCTGCCAGTTTCCGCCCCGAAGGCTGGTCAGCCTCCAGCGCGGCGGAACGCCGTCCTCGAATACCTCCAGCGCGACCAGACCGTGCCCGGTATCGATTTCGTGCCGCTCCAATCCATGGGAATGGCCCTCATGCCCATGGCTGTGTCCGTGCTCATGGTCGTGGTGATGGTGGACATGACTCGCGCCATGCTGGTCTCGCCAGGTGCGCCAGAACATCCATGCCGCGATCAGCACGATGATCATCCCGGACGCCAGCTGGAAATACGGCTCCAGCTCCTCCGCCGCGACTCCGCGCCACAGATACATGCCGCCCAGGCCGATCCCCCACACTATCAGGGTGTGCGAAATGGTCGCGGTGATGCCCAGCAGCACAGCCTGCCACACCGATCCGCGGATCGCGACGATGAACGCCGCCATCATCGTCTTGGAATGGCCGGGCTCCAGTCCGTGCAGAGCACCCAACAGAATGGCGCTGGGAATAAACAGCCAGGCGTGCGACGCACCCTGGGCGATCAGATCGGAGAATGGCAACATGGATAGCGTTCTTAGAGGTACTTGGTGATTTCTTTGAACTCGTCGATCGCGCGCTGCTTGTCCTCGTCCAGCTCGCCCACCGCATCCTGCAGGCAGTGGTCGATATGGTCTTGAATGAGGATCTTCTTGGCCTGGGAAATGGCACGCTCGACGGCATGCAACTGTTGGGCCAGCTCAAGGCAGGGACGGTGTTCTTCTATCATCGACAGAATGCTGCGCAAATGCCCTTCCGCCCGCTTGAGACGTTTGGCCACGGCGTCGTGATGATGATGAGGATCGGGTGTGTTCATGCCGAAATCATATCCTCCCCGGGGGGATGCCACGCGAGAAACCACGTCGCCATTCGGGGAACGAAAAAAAGCTGATGTAGCGATCTCTACATGATTGCAGAGATCGAAACACCTTCTTATTCTGCTCCCTATGGACACCCCGCTCGCCTCCTCCTGGTTTCTGCTTATCGTCAGCCTGCCCACCGGCGGTGCCACGGCGCGCCGCGCATGCGCATCTGGCGCAAGCTCAAGGCCCTGGGCTGCGCCGCGTTGCGCGATGGCGCCTATCTGCTGCCGGCGCAGGCCGAGCAGGTCTCCCAATTGGCCGATCTGGCCGCCGAAACAAACGAGGAAGGCGGCCAAGCCTGGCTGCTGCGGGTCCAGCCCCAGGACGATGACTGGGCGATCTCGAAGCTTAAGCATGGCAGAATGCAGTGAGAGTGAAATTTGCGGCCGTGTGAAAGACTTCACGACACTGCACGCAGTGTCCGTTTATCTCGATATAGCCTGAGATATTGAAGTCGTTATGAATGCCCCGGATGGGCACCCAGCTTCACAATGACTATTTCTTGCTTCCTTGTCGCGCATGCTCAATCGCGGCTGAAAGGTCTTGCGGCGTTAGCTTGCCCAAGCGAGTTCCATTCACAAAGAACGTCGGCGTACCTTTGATGCCCGCCGCATTGGCGTCTGCCTCGTCTGCCCTGATGAGCGCGCTGATGGCAGGATCATGCATGTCTCCCCGCGCCTTTTTCTGATCGAGGCCCGCCTGCGCCGCGGCGCGCCAAGCGGCGGCGACCTCGGGATCATCGTGCCACTCGGGCTGAGCTTCAAGTATCGCTTCCAATACGGGTTCGAATAGGCCCTGCCGACGTGCAGCTTCGAGCATCCGGACGGTTTCCTCAGATCCCTTGTGAAACAGCACATAACGCATGACGACCCGGACCTCGTTCGGATACTTGCTCAAGATCTGTTTGACGTAAGGGTAGAAAGCACGGCATCCCTCGCAAGAGGGATCGAAGAACTCCACGACAGTGACCGGAGCATCGAATTTTCCAATTACCGGGGAATGAAATCGCACCAGCGTCTCAGCTCTCGGCGAATCCGTTCCGGACTGGGCGGCCTCGCGCGCGGGCACGTCCGCCGGCCGCGTGTAAAAAGCGGCGAAGGCAAAGATAGCGATCGAGACAACACTGATGGATATGACAAGAAGGCGTCGATTCATTTGTTGGTGTGATGACGGACAAGGAAGAGGGAAATGACAATCAAAGCGAAAGCGAGCAGCGACACAAAGGGTAGGGGTATGGAACCGAGGATTGCCATCTCTGCCCCCGAGCAAGAAGTCTCTGCCGAGCAGGAGACGATCTCGGGTTCAATCACTCTCCAGTACAACAAGGTGTGATAGCCGGCGAATCCCGCGCCGACTACGGCCAGCGGCATGGCGTAGCGCCAACCGTCATGGTCACCTCTATAGCTAGCGACCCCTAGCACTAGTGCTAGGGGGAACATGAATATCCGCTGGTACCAGCACAACACGCACGGCGTCCTGCCCATTACCTCGCCGATGAATATTGCCGACAGCGTCGCAACCAGGGCTGTTATCCACCCTGTGGCCAGCCAGATGGTGGCGACCTCAACATGACGCTCGGTTCGTGTTGAAACGCTTTTCACCGAAAGCTCCTATCTATACACAGAGAGGGCCGTTGCCCGGGTTCTTCAACGTGCGTCAGCCGTCGTACTTGTGACATGAGGGCTCATACTCGCATTAATGGTAATCCAAAGGCGAGATACCAACCGCCGTCGTCACCAGGAAAATGGCCTATGAGCGGTATGCTTCTTGCAAACCGCAAACCGCAAACCGCAAACCGCAAACCGCAAACCGCAAACCGCAAACCGCAAACCGCAAACCGCAAACCGCAAACCGCAAACTGCAAACAGGCAATGGATCCGATAGCAGATTCAAAGTCCTAGATTCGCAAGTGGTCTCCGTTGAACAAGCGCTCGCAAAGCACAGGCAGTTCTCGGATCAAGGCGTATTCGAGCGGGCTTTTTCTGTCGCTTCTGCTGCGTCGCGGAGAATTTCCCGCCCGCCTTGAGCAGCAACTGCCGACACCACCAACCCGAGGATCAAGTCAGGCACATTTGATTCCGACCACATCACGAGCGCTCCGGACAAGACGATTGCCAAATTCACGATTGAGTCGTTGTTGGTGAAGATGGCCGAAGCCTTGAAATTCACGTCGCCCCCCCGATGACGTTTCAACAGGCGTAGACATATGACGTTTAAAGCGGCGTTGACTGCCGCCATTACCATCATGGCGGGGCCCACCGGCGGTTCCCCGCCAAAAAAACGGCGTAGCACCTCCACAAGCAACATCACCGCGAGGCCGATCAACAACCAACCTGAAAGACGGGCCGCCCGGACCTTGATTTCCCGCGCCCGTCCTACTGCATAGAGGCTAACTCCGTAAACCGATGCGTCTGCCAAGTTGTCCAGTGCGGCGCCTATCAGCGCAGTCGAGGACGCCCATAGGCCCACGCCTAAGCCGGCCACACTCTGTCCGAGATTAATTAGTAGTACCAACGTCAGGGTACGGCGGTCCTCTGAATCGTTGGAGTCGGAACTTTGTATCCTGTCTTTGGCGCAATTTTCTCTCATAGATTTGTCCTTCTTGATGCCGCCAGGTCGCTTGGACTTATTGGGTAGTGTCGATGTTCCGTCCAAACAGATTTCACCTGTCGCCGACTGTGGCCGTCAGCAATCAAAGCTTGTCCTGCAGTAAATCAAAGTTCTCAGCGGAAATGCCAGCATGTGCCCTTTGCGCGCCGGTTGCATCGCCGGACTTAGGTACGTTTACACAGCCGGCTCGAT containing:
- a CDS encoding nickel/cobalt efflux transporter, coding for MLPFSDLIAQGASHAWLFIPSAILLGALHGLEPGHSKTMMAAFIVAIRGSVWQAVLLGITATISHTLIVWGIGLGGMYLWRGVAAEELEPYFQLASGMIIVLIAAWMFWRTWRDQHGASHVHHHHDHEHGHSHGHEGHSHGLERHEIDTGHGLVALEVFEDGVPPRWRLTSLRGGNWQPQDVSVTTERVDGARHEFRFAQKDGYLESLEEIPEPHEFMARLAMGHGGHVHSYDIAFMEPDVHQHDHLHEELRGLDVAGEGYQDAHQLAHANDIRRRFTNRNVTNWQIALFGLTGGLIPCPAAITVLLLCLQLKEFTLGAVLVLCFSIGLAITLVTVGTVAALSVRQVNKRAPWFSAVAQRAPYLSSLLIIAVGIYVGMNGWLGIRG
- a CDS encoding metal-sensing transcriptional repressor; the protein is MNTPDPHHHHDAVAKRLKRAEGHLRSILSMIEEHRPCLELAQQLHAVERAISQAKKILIQDHIDHCLQDAVGELDEDKQRAIDEFKEITKYL
- a CDS encoding DsbA family protein, whose protein sequence is MNRRLLVISISVVSIAIFAFAAFYTRPADVPAREAAQSGTDSPRAETLVRFHSPVIGKFDAPVTVVEFFDPSCEGCRAFYPYVKQILSKYPNEVRVVMRYVLFHKGSEETVRMLEAARRQGLFEPVLEAILEAQPEWHDDPEVAAAWRAAAQAGLDQKKARGDMHDPAISALIRADEADANAAGIKGTPTFFVNGTRLGKLTPQDLSAAIEHARQGSKK
- a CDS encoding disulfide bond formation protein B codes for the protein MKSVSTRTERHVEVATIWLATGWITALVATLSAIFIGEVMGRTPCVLCWYQRIFMFPLALVLGVASYRGDHDGWRYAMPLAVVGAGFAGYHTLLYWRVIEPEIVSCSAETSCSGAEMAILGSIPLPFVSLLAFALIVISLFLVRHHTNK
- a CDS encoding cation transporter — encoded protein: MRENCAKDRIQSSDSNDSEDRRTLTLVLLINLGQSVAGLGVGLWASSTALIGAALDNLADASVYGVSLYAVGRAREIKVRAARLSGWLLIGLAVMLLVEVLRRFFGGEPPVGPAMMVMAAVNAALNVICLRLLKRHRGGDVNFKASAIFTNNDSIVNLAIVLSGALVMWSESNVPDLILGLVVSAVAAQGGREILRDAAEATEKARSNTP